A genomic segment from Nitrospira sp. encodes:
- a CDS encoding Transposase: protein MRRAIPITLTADERTTLERWARGRRTPARVVLRAKIVLRAAAGLMNTAIAAEVHTDRECVGRWRTRFAAHRLAGIERDAPRAGRTPRIRPATIQRIVTLTTTTTPPAATHWTTRTLAPVVGVSPKTVHRVWQVHGLQPHRTRTFKLSRDPQFVEKLTDVVGLYLNPPDKALVFCADETSQIQALDRTQPGLPMKKGRCGTMTHDYKRHGTTTLFAALNVLTGEVIGTCQPRHRHQEWLRFLKQLDQETPPDRPLHLIVDNYATHTHPTVRRWLKRHPRFHMHFVPTSSSWLNLIERWFRDLTTRRLRRGVFQQVRELITAIEAYIAHHNTRPRVFTWVATVEDILAKVGRARTALHKTASV, encoded by the coding sequence ATGCGACGTGCAATCCCCATCACCCTGACCGCTGACGAACGGACCACCTTGGAACGTTGGGCCCGGGGACGCCGGACTCCCGCCCGCGTGGTCTTGCGCGCCAAGATTGTGCTGCGGGCGGCGGCTGGTCTCATGAACACGGCCATCGCGGCGGAGGTGCACACCGACCGGGAGTGTGTGGGCCGCTGGCGGACGCGCTTTGCGGCACACCGGCTGGCCGGAATTGAGCGTGATGCGCCGCGCGCGGGCCGTACGCCCCGGATTCGTCCCGCCACGATCCAGCGCATTGTGACCCTGACGACGACGACCACGCCACCGGCCGCCACTCATTGGACGACCCGGACGCTGGCCCCTGTGGTGGGGGTGAGCCCCAAAACCGTCCACCGCGTCTGGCAAGTCCATGGCCTCCAGCCGCATCGGACGCGCACCTTCAAGCTCAGTCGAGACCCGCAGTTCGTCGAGAAGCTGACGGATGTGGTCGGACTCTATCTCAATCCGCCCGACAAAGCCCTGGTCTTCTGTGCGGACGAGACGAGTCAGATCCAAGCCCTGGATCGCACCCAGCCCGGGCTGCCCATGAAGAAGGGGCGGTGCGGGACCATGACCCATGACTATAAACGGCACGGCACCACCACGCTCTTCGCCGCGCTCAATGTCCTCACGGGCGAGGTCATCGGCACCTGTCAGCCCCGGCACCGACATCAGGAATGGCTACGGTTCCTGAAGCAGCTGGATCAGGAGACTCCGCCGGATCGGCCACTCCATCTCATCGTGGACAACTACGCCACCCATACGCATCCGACGGTTCGACGCTGGCTCAAGCGGCATCCTCGCTTCCATATGCACTTCGTTCCCACGAGCAGTTCATGGCTCAATCTCATCGAGCGGTGGTTCCGGGACCTCACCACCCGGCGCCTGCGGCGCGGGGTCTTCCAGCAGGTGCGGGAGTTGATCACGGCGATCGAGGCGTATATCGCGCACCACAACACTCGCCCCCGCGTGTTCACCTGGGTCGCCACAGTCGAGGACATCCTGGCCAAAGTCGGTCGCGCCCGAACAGCCCTACATAAGACGGCATCTGTATGA
- a CDS encoding Ribonucleotide reductase of class II (coenzyme B12-dependent), producing the protein MRIERRFTKRGQSPYEGLAFVQRSSEIRNPDGSTVFKLDHIAVPEHWTQLAIDILAQKYFRKAGVPQVHEDGTPVVDAAGKPVLGGERDARQVFERLAGCWTFWGKDHGYFKTPEDATAFHDEMCYMLASQMAAPNSPQWFNTGLHYAYGLSGPAQGHFYVDPKLGEVVKATNAFEHPQPHACQPYDALISTPEGPIPIGDIVHHRLVGLTVFDGRLDGKGTAQVTAVKDNGCKPVFRIALKNGVCVDATADHLVWAKSARRTRGEWCRVDALVPGMRLELATVTSIDSRPDATAEDEATLVGWLHGDGFVGQYDQGTNRSLTLEFITIDKDEFHFVQERIQRVFPDVHYHVRSVETQAPGLEVRRIRLYGEVLRPFVEKYNLLRGPKEDVTIAAGLRRAGREAQTAYLRALFQADGTVRLRSRRFRTSDVVLTTVSPQLARDVQALLLNLGIYARVQRGTENRNNRRIPYFVSIGYADARDRFRELIGFVSEEKRSKLDRACSSHFPGKRLPGLREETILRIEALGVQPVYDIQTSSGRYLSNNAVVHNCFIQSIEDDLVNENGIMDLWVREARLFKYGSGTGTNFSRLRGDGESLSGGGRSSGLMSFLRIGDRAAGAIKSGGTTRRAAKMVCLDLDHPDIEEFIDWKVVEEQKVAAMVTGSKVCAQRLNAVLKACVTAEGSVELDMKKNQPLRDAVVTARRDMVPEAYIHRMFDYAKQGYTHFVFHEYDTNWDGKAYQTVSGQNSNNSVRIPNGFFDALERDGDWELRRRIDGKVSKRVKARDLWDKIAWAAWICADPGTQYDTTINEWHTCPEDGRINASNPCSEYMFLDDTACNLASLNLAKFFNAEGEFDLESFRHAVRLWTIVLEISVLMASFPSRAIAQKSYEFRTLGLGYANLGTILMKQSVPYDSPKATAICGAITAIMTGESYATSAEMAAEIGPFPGYGKNREAMLRVIRNHRRAAYSAAHDEYEGLAIRPTPIQPEHCPPAMLLAARRAWDRALELGTAYGFRNAQVTVIAPTGTIGLVMDCDTTGIEPDFALVKFKKLAGGGYFKIINQSLPTALAALGYSVAQIQDIVAYCVGHQTLKEAPFINHEVLRQRGFDEAALERLEGSLAQAFEIQFAFNKFTLGEDFCREKLGISEAQLADPTFNMLKSLGFTQEEVVAANDYCCGTMTVEGAPHLKAEHLPIFDCANRCGRLGQRYIAVDAHIRMMAAAQPFISGAISKTINMPADATLEDVKAAYLFAWKSMVKAVALYRDGSKLSQPLNASSDSGKGEAAAPSVLSVAEKVAERVLVRYLAKRRPLPARRSGYTQKAIIGGHKLYLRTGEYEDGTLGEIFLDMHKEGAAFRSLMNNFAIAISLGLQHGVPLEEFVEAFVFTRFEPNGPVKLNDRIKMATSIIDYIFRELAITYLERKDLSQVQEDDLRMDSMKKDEQDPECVAEEADMTALAKSSIMTEHLPRRNGVSGGNGHSRRQGNGNVAHKVELKRETLTVTSVRQEAKEKGYEGDPCQNCKQFTLVRNGTCLKCMSCGETSGCS; encoded by the coding sequence GTGAGGATTGAACGAAGATTCACCAAGCGTGGGCAGAGCCCCTATGAGGGTCTTGCGTTCGTACAACGTTCCTCGGAGATCCGGAATCCCGACGGATCGACCGTCTTCAAGTTGGACCATATCGCGGTGCCGGAGCATTGGACGCAACTGGCGATCGATATCCTCGCCCAAAAGTACTTCCGGAAGGCAGGAGTCCCGCAAGTACACGAGGACGGCACGCCGGTGGTGGATGCCGCAGGCAAACCCGTCTTGGGCGGCGAGCGTGATGCTCGGCAGGTGTTCGAGCGGCTGGCCGGTTGTTGGACGTTCTGGGGCAAGGACCACGGCTATTTCAAGACACCGGAAGATGCGACTGCCTTCCATGATGAAATGTGTTACATGCTGGCCAGTCAAATGGCCGCCCCCAACAGTCCCCAGTGGTTCAACACGGGGTTGCACTACGCGTACGGGCTGTCGGGGCCGGCGCAGGGTCACTTTTACGTCGATCCCAAGCTGGGTGAGGTCGTCAAGGCGACGAACGCTTTCGAGCACCCGCAGCCCCATGCCTGCCAACCCTACGATGCGCTGATCTCCACTCCGGAAGGGCCGATTCCCATCGGGGACATCGTGCACCACAGACTCGTCGGACTGACCGTATTCGATGGTCGCCTGGACGGCAAAGGAACCGCGCAGGTAACCGCGGTCAAGGACAATGGTTGCAAGCCTGTGTTCAGGATCGCTCTGAAGAACGGAGTCTGCGTCGATGCCACGGCGGATCACCTCGTATGGGCCAAGTCGGCTCGGCGGACCCGAGGCGAATGGTGCCGGGTGGATGCGCTCGTTCCGGGCATGCGATTGGAGTTGGCCACTGTGACGTCGATCGACAGTCGTCCGGATGCGACGGCTGAGGATGAGGCGACCCTTGTCGGATGGTTGCACGGGGACGGGTTTGTCGGGCAGTACGACCAGGGCACCAATCGGAGCCTCACGCTCGAGTTCATAACGATCGACAAGGACGAATTCCACTTTGTTCAGGAGCGCATCCAGCGGGTGTTTCCCGACGTGCATTATCACGTCCGGTCCGTCGAGACCCAAGCGCCGGGTTTGGAGGTGCGTCGTATCAGATTGTACGGTGAGGTGCTCCGTCCCTTCGTAGAGAAGTACAATCTCCTGCGCGGGCCAAAAGAGGATGTGACCATCGCAGCAGGGTTGAGACGGGCTGGCCGCGAAGCGCAGACCGCCTATTTGCGGGCGCTGTTCCAGGCGGATGGGACCGTTCGTCTGAGATCGCGCCGTTTCCGCACCTCCGATGTGGTGTTGACGACGGTATCCCCGCAGTTGGCGCGTGACGTCCAAGCCCTGTTGCTCAACTTGGGGATCTATGCCCGGGTGCAACGTGGAACGGAAAATCGGAACAACCGGCGCATTCCATATTTCGTCTCCATCGGTTACGCCGATGCACGGGACCGCTTCCGTGAGCTGATCGGTTTTGTGTCCGAGGAAAAGCGGAGCAAGCTTGATCGGGCATGCTCCAGCCACTTTCCCGGCAAACGCCTCCCAGGATTGAGAGAAGAGACCATCCTTCGGATCGAAGCGCTGGGTGTGCAGCCCGTATACGACATTCAAACATCCAGTGGCCGGTATTTGTCCAACAACGCGGTAGTCCACAACTGCTTCATCCAATCCATCGAAGACGATCTGGTCAATGAGAACGGCATCATGGACCTCTGGGTCCGTGAGGCTCGGTTGTTCAAGTACGGTTCCGGTACCGGGACCAACTTCTCACGGCTGCGCGGTGACGGAGAATCGCTGTCGGGCGGTGGTCGGTCCTCCGGTCTCATGTCGTTTTTGAGGATCGGCGATCGGGCCGCCGGGGCGATCAAATCCGGTGGAACGACGAGGCGGGCGGCCAAGATGGTCTGTTTGGACCTCGACCATCCTGACATCGAGGAGTTCATCGATTGGAAGGTCGTGGAAGAGCAGAAGGTGGCCGCCATGGTCACCGGTTCGAAGGTCTGCGCCCAGCGCCTCAATGCCGTACTCAAGGCCTGTGTGACGGCGGAGGGCTCTGTCGAATTGGACATGAAGAAGAACCAGCCGTTACGGGATGCCGTGGTGACGGCCCGGCGCGACATGGTGCCGGAAGCCTACATTCATCGCATGTTCGACTATGCGAAGCAGGGGTACACCCATTTCGTTTTCCACGAATACGACACCAATTGGGACGGCAAGGCCTACCAGACTGTGTCGGGACAGAACTCCAACAACAGCGTACGTATCCCCAACGGGTTCTTCGACGCGTTGGAGCGGGACGGCGACTGGGAACTGCGGCGTCGGATCGACGGCAAGGTCAGCAAGCGGGTCAAGGCGCGCGACCTCTGGGACAAGATCGCCTGGGCCGCCTGGATCTGCGCCGATCCCGGCACCCAGTACGACACGACGATCAATGAATGGCACACCTGTCCGGAGGACGGCCGGATCAACGCCTCCAATCCCTGTTCCGAATATATGTTCCTGGACGATACGGCCTGCAATCTGGCGTCGCTCAACCTCGCGAAGTTTTTCAACGCGGAAGGGGAGTTCGATCTGGAGTCCTTCCGCCATGCGGTGCGCTTGTGGACCATCGTGCTGGAAATCAGTGTGTTGATGGCGTCATTCCCGAGTCGCGCGATCGCACAGAAGAGTTATGAGTTCCGCACGCTCGGGCTGGGTTACGCGAATCTTGGCACCATCCTGATGAAGCAGAGCGTGCCCTACGATTCGCCCAAGGCGACGGCGATTTGCGGGGCGATCACGGCGATCATGACCGGGGAGTCCTATGCGACTTCGGCGGAGATGGCGGCTGAAATTGGCCCGTTTCCCGGCTACGGCAAGAACCGCGAGGCGATGTTGCGCGTCATCCGTAACCACCGCCGGGCCGCCTACAGTGCGGCACACGATGAGTATGAGGGGTTGGCGATCAGGCCGACGCCGATTCAACCGGAGCACTGTCCGCCGGCGATGCTGCTCGCCGCGCGCCGCGCCTGGGATCGCGCGTTGGAACTGGGCACGGCCTATGGATTCCGCAACGCCCAGGTGACGGTCATCGCACCGACCGGCACGATCGGCCTGGTGATGGACTGCGACACGACCGGCATCGAGCCGGATTTCGCCCTGGTCAAGTTCAAAAAACTGGCGGGCGGCGGCTACTTCAAGATCATCAACCAGAGCCTGCCGACGGCGCTGGCGGCGCTCGGCTACAGTGTGGCGCAGATCCAGGACATCGTGGCCTACTGTGTGGGCCATCAGACGTTGAAAGAGGCGCCCTTCATCAACCATGAGGTACTGCGTCAAAGGGGATTCGATGAGGCGGCGCTGGAACGGCTGGAAGGGTCGCTGGCGCAGGCATTCGAGATCCAGTTCGCGTTCAATAAATTCACGCTGGGTGAGGACTTCTGCCGGGAAAAGTTGGGTATCAGCGAGGCTCAGCTGGCGGATCCGACGTTCAATATGCTGAAGAGCTTGGGGTTCACCCAGGAGGAGGTTGTTGCGGCAAACGACTATTGCTGCGGCACCATGACCGTCGAAGGGGCGCCCCATCTCAAGGCAGAACATCTGCCCATCTTCGATTGTGCCAATCGCTGCGGGCGGCTCGGCCAACGGTACATCGCCGTCGATGCGCACATTCGCATGATGGCGGCGGCCCAACCCTTCATCAGCGGCGCGATCAGCAAGACCATCAACATGCCGGCCGATGCCACGTTGGAGGATGTGAAGGCGGCGTACCTGTTCGCCTGGAAGAGCATGGTCAAGGCGGTGGCGCTCTATCGCGACGGGTCGAAGTTGAGCCAACCGCTGAATGCATCCTCGGACAGCGGGAAGGGCGAGGCGGCGGCACCCAGCGTCCTGTCGGTGGCGGAGAAGGTGGCCGAGCGGGTGCTGGTGCGTTATCTGGCCAAGCGGCGACCGCTCCCGGCGCGACGTAGCGGCTACACGCAGAAGGCCATCATCGGCGGTCACAAACTCTACTTGCGAACCGGCGAGTACGAAGACGGCACGCTCGGCGAGATTTTCCTCGACATGCACAAGGAAGGGGCGGCTTTCCGCAGCTTGATGAACAATTTCGCCATCGCGATTTCGCTTGGGCTGCAGCATGGCGTGCCGCTGGAGGAGTTCGTCGAGGCCTTCGTGTTTACCCGGTTCGAGCCCAACGGGCCGGTGAAACTCAACGATCGGATCAAGATGGCCACGTCGATCATCGACTACATCTTCCGTGAGCTGGCGATCACTTATCTGGAGCGGAAGGATCTGTCGCAGGTGCAGGAAGACGACCTCCGCATGGATTCGATGAAGAAGGATGAACAGGATCCGGAATGTGTCGCGGAGGAAGCGGACATGACGGCGCTGGCGAAGTCGTCGATCATGACCGAGCATCTGCCGAGGCGGAACGGGGTGAGCGGCGGCAACGGGCATAGCCGCAGACAGGGGAACGGCAACGTCGCTCACAAGGTCGAACTCAAACGAGAGACCTTGACCGTGACTTCGGTACGCCAGGAAGCCAAAGAAAAAGGCTATGAAGGCGATCCCTGTCAAAACTGTAAACAGTTCACGCTGGTGCGGAACGGGACCTGCTTGAAGTGCATGAGTTGTGGAGAGACGAGCGGCTGCTCATAG
- a CDS encoding AmpG permease, with product MNRATLRAVLTPRLGIMLPLGFASGLPLALTGGTLQAWLTEAGLDLTTIGLFAYVGLPYTLKFLWAPVMDRVVPPWLGHRRGWMVVTQSGLALALATMALIGPSGGAQLFAALALGVAFLSASQDIVFDAYRTDLLKPDERGLGAATWVMGYRIAMITSGSLALILAARMDWSWAYLCMAGLMALGVATIVMIPEPEAARAAPQSMKEAVWGPLSEFLSRPMAGALLGLIVLYKLGDAFAGALTTSFLLRGMEFSSEDIGVIRAFGIGATILGAFIGGGLMPQLGLFRSLLLFGLLQALSNLSFLWLAWVGKSYAVMAFAVGFENLTGGMGTAAFVALVMSLCNHRYTATQFALLSSVEALGRVFLGWPAAKLVGLAGWGPFFFVTFLAALPGLCLLWVLRNPVTQHAEMNEDRGEIELSC from the coding sequence ATGAACAGAGCGACCCTGCGCGCCGTCCTGACTCCGCGACTCGGCATCATGCTGCCTTTGGGGTTCGCCTCGGGATTGCCCTTGGCGTTGACGGGGGGAACCCTCCAAGCCTGGTTGACGGAAGCAGGCTTGGACCTGACGACGATCGGACTCTTCGCCTACGTCGGCCTTCCCTACACGTTGAAATTTCTTTGGGCGCCGGTCATGGATCGTGTTGTTCCGCCCTGGTTGGGACATCGTCGGGGTTGGATGGTCGTGACCCAAAGCGGCCTCGCGCTTGCCTTGGCGACGATGGCGTTGATCGGGCCTTCAGGCGGTGCGCAGCTCTTTGCCGCTTTGGCGTTGGGCGTCGCCTTTCTCTCTGCCTCACAGGATATCGTGTTCGACGCCTATCGGACCGATTTGCTGAAGCCGGATGAGCGGGGATTGGGAGCCGCCACCTGGGTGATGGGCTACCGCATCGCCATGATCACCTCCGGTTCGCTGGCCCTGATCTTGGCGGCTCGAATGGACTGGTCCTGGGCCTATCTCTGCATGGCAGGCTTGATGGCGCTGGGAGTGGCGACCATCGTGATGATTCCTGAGCCGGAGGCGGCGCGAGCCGCACCACAGTCGATGAAGGAAGCGGTCTGGGGGCCGCTGTCGGAATTCTTATCACGACCCATGGCGGGAGCCCTGCTGGGCTTGATCGTGCTCTACAAACTCGGCGATGCCTTCGCCGGTGCGCTGACGACGTCGTTTCTGCTGCGCGGGATGGAATTTTCGTCGGAAGATATCGGAGTGATCAGGGCGTTCGGCATCGGGGCGACGATCTTGGGCGCCTTCATCGGCGGCGGCCTGATGCCGCAACTGGGGCTCTTTCGTTCCCTGTTGCTGTTCGGGCTGCTGCAGGCCCTGTCGAACCTCTCGTTCTTGTGGCTGGCCTGGGTGGGGAAGAGTTACGCCGTCATGGCCTTCGCGGTCGGATTCGAAAATCTGACCGGCGGCATGGGCACGGCGGCTTTCGTGGCGCTGGTCATGTCCCTCTGCAACCATCGTTACACCGCGACCCAGTTCGCGTTGCTCTCTTCCGTCGAGGCCCTCGGACGTGTCTTTCTCGGCTGGCCCGCCGCGAAACTGGTGGGACTGGCAGGGTGGGGTCCCTTCTTCTTCGTGACCTTCCTCGCCGCGCTGCCGGGTCTGTGTCTATTGTGGGTTCTACGGAATCCTGTTACGCAGCATGCGGAGATGAATGAGGACAGGGGCGAGATCGAGTTGTCTTGCTGA
- a CDS encoding NAD-dependent formate dehydrogenase alpha subunit, with translation MKLNINGRSVVASPGETIYQAAKKAGIAIPGLCLSDHLKPFGSCRLCLCEVEGQAGMPASCTTPVREGMVVRTESERLNRLRRNIVELYLSEQPAERAPEPLQWLAKSLGLRQVRYPQPSTRPGVVDRSNPFFTFDNTVCISCARCVRACDEIQGTYALTMVHRGFESRPMAGAACLTGEPDGFASSNCVSCGACVKECPTGALMERTIAEQGPPNRTVRTTCAYCGVGCTFEAGVRNDRIVSMVPADDGPSNQGHACMKGRFGWTYHDAPDRLRTPLLRQGDGWVEISWTAALDRIAQEWSRLKEAHGPDALATISSSRGTNEENYLFGKFMRCVVGSNHIDNCARVCHSATVTGMMETLGASAATNSIQDVDQAKLIMVVGANPTESHPVVGARIKRAVRRGVPLIVIDPRRTELARLADLHLRLHPGTNVALLNGLGHVIAKERLIDQAFVDERTEGFDDWLKAVEDCTPERMARITGVPAHLIAEAARLYAKSGGSMTVHGLGMTEHRWGSHGVIALVNLALATGNIGKPGSGINPLRGQNNVQGASDVGCLPTYFAGYQPLNDPALAAAHLAVTGRPLPQARGMKTPDMWDAALAGTLKSLWIIGYDVAQTDPNLKKVHAALKNLEFLIVQDLFLSETAELAHLVIPGASFLEKDGTFTNLERRIQRIRKVVEPPDGVLPDWQVVCEVSARMGYPMWYGHPSAIMDEIARLAPMFAGVSFDRLEGPEGLQWPVPSKEHPGTSLMHERSFPKGKARFIAVDYLPPGESPTDSYPLVLITGRILQHYNCGAQTRRTEIMRVVDTDVLEIHAVDAARLDLHDGEMVRLVSARGEARLPVMVSERVQPGELFTSFHFPDTDLNQLLSSSADESSKCPEYKVSTVRVEKLTPIETPATSMHVMLIT, from the coding sequence GTGAAGCTGAACATTAACGGGCGCTCGGTGGTGGCCTCGCCCGGCGAGACGATTTATCAGGCGGCCAAGAAGGCCGGGATCGCGATCCCTGGACTCTGCTTGTCCGACCATTTGAAGCCGTTCGGCTCCTGCCGTCTCTGCCTCTGTGAAGTGGAGGGGCAGGCGGGGATGCCGGCCTCCTGTACGACTCCGGTCCGCGAGGGCATGGTGGTCCGGACGGAGAGCGAGCGGCTGAATCGGCTCAGGCGGAACATCGTCGAACTCTATCTGTCTGAACAGCCGGCGGAGCGGGCTCCTGAACCGTTGCAATGGCTGGCCAAGTCGCTGGGACTCAGGCAAGTCCGCTATCCGCAACCCTCCACCAGGCCGGGCGTCGTCGATCGCTCCAATCCGTTTTTCACTTTTGACAACACGGTTTGTATTTCTTGCGCCCGTTGCGTCCGGGCCTGTGACGAAATTCAGGGAACCTACGCCTTGACGATGGTCCATCGCGGCTTTGAAAGCAGGCCGATGGCCGGCGCCGCCTGCTTGACCGGCGAGCCGGACGGGTTTGCCTCGTCGAACTGTGTCTCCTGCGGGGCCTGCGTGAAGGAATGTCCCACAGGTGCGCTCATGGAAAGGACCATCGCAGAGCAGGGGCCGCCGAATCGGACCGTCCGCACCACCTGCGCCTATTGCGGCGTCGGATGCACATTCGAAGCCGGGGTGAGGAATGATCGGATCGTGAGCATGGTGCCGGCGGATGACGGTCCCTCGAATCAGGGCCATGCCTGCATGAAGGGACGGTTCGGCTGGACCTATCACGATGCGCCGGATCGATTACGTACGCCGTTACTCAGGCAGGGCGACGGGTGGGTCGAGATTTCCTGGACCGCCGCACTCGACCGGATCGCACAGGAATGGTCGCGCCTCAAGGAGGCCCATGGTCCCGATGCGCTGGCGACGATTTCGTCAAGTCGCGGGACGAACGAAGAGAACTATCTGTTCGGTAAGTTCATGCGCTGCGTGGTCGGCAGCAACCACATCGACAACTGCGCGAGGGTCTGTCACAGCGCGACCGTGACCGGCATGATGGAAACCTTGGGGGCCTCGGCTGCGACCAATAGCATCCAGGACGTGGACCAAGCGAAATTGATCATGGTGGTGGGGGCCAATCCGACCGAGTCCCACCCGGTGGTCGGCGCGCGCATCAAACGGGCGGTGCGGCGAGGGGTGCCGCTGATCGTGATCGATCCCCGGCGGACCGAATTGGCGCGTTTGGCGGATCTGCATCTCCGATTGCATCCCGGCACGAACGTCGCCCTCTTGAACGGCCTCGGCCATGTCATTGCGAAGGAACGGCTCATCGATCAGGCCTTCGTAGACGAGCGGACAGAGGGGTTCGACGACTGGCTGAAGGCGGTCGAGGATTGCACGCCGGAGCGTATGGCCAGGATCACCGGAGTACCGGCCCATCTGATCGCTGAGGCGGCGCGTCTCTATGCCAAGAGCGGCGGGTCCATGACGGTACATGGTCTCGGCATGACCGAACATCGGTGGGGGAGCCACGGCGTGATCGCGTTGGTGAACCTTGCATTGGCCACCGGCAACATCGGAAAGCCCGGCAGCGGGATCAACCCGTTGCGCGGTCAGAATAATGTACAGGGCGCGTCGGATGTCGGCTGCTTGCCGACCTACTTCGCCGGGTATCAGCCGCTGAACGATCCGGCGCTGGCCGCCGCGCATCTGGCCGTGACCGGTCGTCCGTTGCCGCAAGCGCGCGGCATGAAGACGCCGGACATGTGGGATGCGGCGCTGGCCGGGACGCTCAAGAGCCTTTGGATCATCGGCTACGACGTGGCCCAGACGGACCCCAATCTCAAGAAGGTCCATGCGGCGTTAAAGAATCTTGAGTTCCTCATCGTGCAGGACCTGTTTCTCAGCGAGACGGCCGAACTCGCGCACCTGGTGATTCCCGGTGCCTCGTTTCTGGAAAAGGACGGGACCTTTACCAATCTGGAGCGGCGCATCCAACGTATCCGGAAGGTGGTGGAGCCGCCGGACGGTGTGTTGCCGGACTGGCAGGTGGTCTGTGAAGTCTCGGCGCGGATGGGGTATCCCATGTGGTACGGCCATCCCTCCGCCATCATGGATGAGATTGCGCGACTGGCGCCGATGTTCGCCGGGGTCTCTTTCGATCGACTGGAGGGGCCGGAGGGGTTGCAGTGGCCGGTTCCGTCGAAAGAGCACCCGGGGACCTCGTTGATGCATGAGCGATCGTTCCCGAAAGGCAAGGCGCGTTTTATCGCGGTGGACTACCTGCCGCCCGGCGAATCGCCGACGGACAGTTACCCGCTGGTGCTGATCACCGGGCGCATTCTGCAACATTACAACTGCGGGGCGCAGACGAGACGGACCGAGATCATGCGGGTGGTCGATACAGACGTGCTTGAGATACATGCCGTCGATGCGGCGCGCTTGGATCTTCATGACGGCGAGATGGTTCGCTTGGTCAGCGCGCGCGGGGAGGCGAGATTGCCCGTGATGGTGAGCGAGCGCGTGCAGCCGGGCGAACTGTTCACGAGTTTTCACTTTCCCGATACGGATCTGAACCAGTTGCTGTCCTCCAGCGCCGACGAGAGTTCCAAGTGTCCGGAGTACAAGGTCTCGACCGTGCGGGTGGAAAAACTGACGCCGATCGAAACTCCTGCCACCTCGATGCATGTGATGCTGATCACATGA
- a CDS encoding T6SS outer membrane component TssL (ImpK/VasF) has product MSASAAERTTSLLSLFNDLLVLGTSLRTAANCGEPEALRSHLLDLFYQANQMGNDMGIPKETMRAARYALAAYLDEMVMSSHWPKKQQWPAMSLQSELFGTDLAGQGFFQQLEEIWRGHPLNLDLLELYCLCLALGFEGKYKLQGREQLKALFQEMGRDLQAKRGDLPPLQLGEKPSGVVVWQQQPPTMTRILAAAGLVLAFGLYVILMLNSSWHADEVAVHLQELTEKVMANR; this is encoded by the coding sequence ATGTCGGCTTCAGCAGCGGAACGGACGACGAGTCTCCTGTCACTCTTCAACGACCTGCTGGTCTTGGGGACCTCGCTGAGGACCGCCGCAAATTGCGGTGAGCCTGAGGCGTTACGGTCCCATCTCCTCGACCTGTTCTACCAGGCGAATCAGATGGGAAACGACATGGGCATCCCCAAGGAGACCATGAGGGCGGCTCGGTATGCCCTGGCCGCCTACCTGGATGAGATGGTCATGAGCTCACACTGGCCGAAAAAACAGCAGTGGCCGGCGATGAGCCTGCAAAGTGAGTTGTTCGGAACGGACCTCGCCGGACAGGGATTTTTCCAACAGTTGGAAGAGATCTGGCGGGGACACCCGCTGAACCTCGACCTGTTGGAACTGTACTGCCTCTGCCTGGCCTTGGGATTCGAAGGGAAATACAAGTTGCAGGGGAGAGAACAGCTCAAGGCTCTGTTCCAGGAGATGGGCCGTGACTTGCAAGCCAAGCGCGGCGACCTTCCTCCGCTGCAGCTGGGTGAAAAACCTTCGGGGGTCGTCGTCTGGCAGCAGCAACCTCCGACCATGACGCGGATCTTGGCTGCGGCTGGGCTCGTGCTCGCGTTCGGTCTGTACGTAATCCTCATGCTGAACAGCAGCTGGCATGCCGATGAAGTCGCGGTGCACCTGCAGGAACTGACCGAGAAGGTCATGGCGAATCGATGA